A region of Vitis riparia cultivar Riparia Gloire de Montpellier isolate 1030 chromosome 1, EGFV_Vit.rip_1.0, whole genome shotgun sequence DNA encodes the following proteins:
- the LOC117916537 gene encoding uncharacterized protein LOC117916537: MSKISEITTTVQSKEIIQTQHSGELQNIQAAYRLDGKNYLKWSQLVRTVLKGKGKINHLMGTGPKLGDPHFEAWDEEDSMIMAWLWNSMIPEISDTCMFLATAKDIWDAIQQTYSKARVAAQVYEVKVKTVAAKQGDKTVTEYANQLKSLWQELDHYRVIKTKCPEDAAILKDFIEQDRVYDFLVGLNPEFDQVRIQILGKQEVPCFNEVVALIRGEESRRCLMLNPQNTDSLAMVAGSGNNSATNMERVLVSGNGRSSQPKTQNRDYKDNLWCTYCKKARHTRERCWTLHGKPPSREWGQKGEQPSNNGQAHVTTVQQNGATPQEIGNLNQEEVERVRSLICNLDKPAGTGSLAYSGRGFGEDDWTC; encoded by the coding sequence atgtcaaagatTTCAGAAATAACCACTACAGTCCAATCAAAGGAGATTATTCAAACCCAACATTCCGGAGAATTGCAGAATATCCAGGCTGCATATAGGCTGGATGGAAAAAATTATCTGAAATGGTCCCAACTTGTTCGCACCGTGTTGAAAGGGAAAGGGAAGATCAACCATCTCATGGGTACAGGGCCGAAACTAGGAGATCCTCATTTTGAAGCATGGGATGAAGAAGACTCCATGATTATGGCATGGTTGTGGAATTCTATGATTCCTGAAATCAGTGACACATGCATGTTCCTAGCTACTGCCAAGGACATTTGGGATGCAATCCAACAGACGTACTCTAAGGCGAGAGTTGCGGCCCAAGTATACGAGGTCAAGGTGAAAACTGTTGCTGCTAAACAGGGAGATAAAACTGTTACTGAGTATGCTAATCAATTGAAATCTTTATGGCAAGAACTTGATCATTACAGGGTAATAAAGACCAAGTGTCCCGAAGATGCTGCTATTCTCAAGGATTTCATAGAACAAGATCGAGTCTATGATTTTCTTGTTGGACTCAATCCAGAATTTGACCAAGTGCGAATCCAGATTCTTGGCAAGCAAGAAGTTCCGTGCTTTAATGAAGTGGTGGCATTAATTCGAGGAGAGGAAAGCAGAAGATGCCTGATGCTTAATCCACAGAACACGGACAGCTTGGCTATGGTGGCTGGCAGTGGTAACAATTCAGCCACAAATATGGAAAGAGTACTAGTTTCTGGCAATGGAAGATCTAGTCAACCAAAGACTCAAAATCGTGACTACAAGGACAACTTATGGTGCACTTATTGTAAGAAGGCACGCCATACGCGTGAGCGGTGCTGGACACTACATGGAAAACCACCAAGTCGAGAGTGGGGACAGAAGGGAGAACAACCAAGTAATAATGGTCAGGCCCATGTTACAACAGTACAACAGAATGGAGCAACACCGCAAGAGATAGGCAATCTTAATCAAGAAGAAGTTGAGAGGGTGAGGTCTCTTATTTGCAACCTTGACAAACCAGCAGGTACTGGTTCATTGGCGTATTCAG
- the LOC117916515 gene encoding probable glycosyltransferase At5g03795 isoform X2 → MRRPHTCFSEKPQQHLILPHRRLLLVRPPLLLVLLLLLTLTVSSWLAVFLCGFSKPRRQQVPSLEFNESLNKNNAHHSSAESVQDRNDSLCSGNLLGSPYHNWKLFASDFQEMLHKLKIFIYPDASMNQSSSPFARVFLPNPNPFHPKLANYFSEHMFKVALLRSSLLTPHPQDAHFFFLPFSVNTLRNDPRVHSEASISDFVTQYTTRISWEYKFWNASRGTDHFYICCHSVGREAASKHHDLHNNAIQVTCSSSYFQRLYISHKDVGLPQVWPRPPEKLLNPPELSY, encoded by the coding sequence ATGCGTCGGCCTCATACTTGTTTCTCAGAGAAGCCGCAGCAGCACCTCATTCTCCCTCATCGGCGGTTACTGTTAGTGCGGCCCCCGCTGCTTCTTGTGCTGCTTCTCCTCTTGACGCTCACGGTTTCATCATGGTTAGCTGTCTTTCTGTGTGGTTTCTCAAAACCGCGGCGGCAGCAAGTTCCATCCCTTGAATTTAACGAGAGTTTGAATAAGAACAATGCCCATCATTCTTCTGCAGAATCTGTCCAGGATCGGAATGATTCCCTCTGCTCAGGGAACCTCTTAGGTTCTCCTTACCACAATTGGAAACTTTTTGCCTCTGATTTTCAGGAAATGCTGCACAAATTAAAGATCTTCATCTATCCTGATGCATCCATGAACCAGTCATCTTCTCCCTTCGCTCGGGTTTTCCTTCCCAACCCAAACCCTTTCCATCCCAAACTAGCAAATTACTTCAGCGAGCACATGTTTAAGGTAGCTCTTCTCCGGAGTTCCCTCCTTACGCCCCATCCACAAGatgctcatttctttttcttgcccTTTTCCGTCAATACTCTGCGTAATGATCCTCGCGTGCATTCCGAGGCATCCATTTCCGATTTTGTCACCCAATACACCACTAGAATCAGTTGGGAGTACAAATTTTGGAATGCGTCTAGAGGCACTGACCATTTCTACATCTGCTGTCATTCCGTTGGTCGTGAGGCAGCCTCCAAGCATCATGACTTGCATAACAATGCCATTCAGGTTACTTGCTCCTCCAGCTACTTCCAAAGGCTGTATATTAGCCACAAAGACGTGGGGCTGCCACAGGTTTGGCCTCGGCCTCCTGAGAAACTATTGAATCCCCCAGAATTAAG